The Clostridiaceae bacterium HFYG-1003 genome includes a window with the following:
- a CDS encoding ADP-ribosylglycohydrolase family protein, whose product MIGAIIGDIVGSRFERNNHRSKEFELFTPECQATDDSIMTLAVARAIMEAQKYIEAGAEPMSDSYLELLSNLTVKSMQSLGRKYPNCGFGGRFIYWVFSLNPQPYYSFGNGSAMRISPVGDLAHTESEVIAWSNAATRVTHNHPEGLKGAEATALAIYLARQGASKEEIRSKITQRYYPLDFTIDGIRSSYKFDVTCQNSVPQAIQAFLESSSFEDAIRLAISVGGDSDTLAAIAGGIAEAHYGVPEPLRQNALSYLDEELRGIYDDWMAFMGGERRN is encoded by the coding sequence ATGATTGGAGCAATCATCGGAGATATTGTCGGGTCAAGGTTTGAGCGCAACAACCACCGGAGCAAGGAATTTGAGCTGTTTACTCCGGAGTGCCAGGCAACGGATGACAGCATCATGACCCTGGCAGTAGCCCGGGCAATCATGGAAGCGCAGAAATATATTGAGGCAGGAGCAGAGCCAATGAGTGATTCTTATCTGGAACTGCTTAGTAATCTAACGGTGAAATCGATGCAGTCCCTGGGACGCAAATACCCCAACTGCGGCTTCGGCGGTCGGTTCATCTACTGGGTCTTTAGTTTGAATCCGCAACCCTATTATAGTTTTGGCAATGGCTCCGCCATGAGGATCAGTCCAGTGGGGGATCTTGCACATACTGAATCCGAGGTCATCGCCTGGTCCAATGCGGCCACCCGAGTGACTCATAATCACCCCGAAGGGTTAAAGGGAGCGGAAGCCACCGCGCTGGCGATTTATTTGGCCCGACAGGGCGCTTCAAAAGAGGAGATTCGCAGCAAGATCACCCAGCGGTATTATCCCCTGGATTTCACGATTGATGGGATCCGCAGCAGCTACAAGTTCGATGTAACCTGCCAGAATTCGGTTCCCCAGGCGATCCAGGCATTTCTGGAATCTTCTTCCTTTGAGGATGCCATTCGCCTGGCAATTTCTGTGGGAGGGGACAGTGACACCTTGGCTGCCATTGCGGGAGGGATTGCTGAAGCTCATTATGGAGTACCGGAACCCCTCAGACAAAACGCCTTGAGCTATTTGGATGAGGAACTAAGGGGCATCTATGACGACTGGATGGCATTTATGGGCGGAGAGAGACGGAACTAA
- a CDS encoding MFS transporter: MKDKKSLSVNVVVLGIVSFFNDVASEMVYPIIPIFLTSVLGAPVELVGLIEGIAESTASFLKVVSGWLSDRFQKRKIFTVLGYSLSTISKLVLGLALGWPMILLGRFLDRFGKGIRTSARDALIAESSARENVGKAFGFHRALDTAGAAIGPLAAILLMNRFGGNNLRSIFILALIPGIIGVILLVIFVREKAPASCQHPPQFRLSNLTFEYKVFLIVSAVFAIGNSSDVFLILRAQSLGMSTTSTILAYVVFNLVYSLLSYFTGSLSDALGAGKLLAGGFFLFAVTYFLLGINQSTTMIWFLFALYGVYMALTEGISKAYITQTASQEVIATSFGAYQTIMGICTFFSSLLAGLLRTHIDPSAPFLFGAILAVCAGFLFIFFGKVKGSGNRDHHSGSGAGLSANEAEHIKRNRKE; the protein is encoded by the coding sequence ATGAAAGACAAAAAATCACTCTCAGTCAATGTCGTTGTTCTAGGAATCGTCAGCTTTTTTAATGATGTGGCATCAGAGATGGTTTATCCCATCATCCCCATATTCCTTACTTCCGTTTTGGGAGCCCCGGTTGAGCTGGTAGGGCTCATCGAAGGAATTGCAGAATCCACCGCCAGCTTTCTTAAGGTTGTATCCGGCTGGCTGTCAGATCGATTCCAAAAGCGAAAGATCTTTACAGTATTGGGCTACTCACTGTCCACGATCTCCAAGCTGGTTCTCGGACTAGCGCTGGGCTGGCCGATGATCCTGCTTGGGCGATTTCTGGACCGATTCGGAAAGGGCATCAGAACGTCAGCCAGGGATGCACTGATCGCGGAAAGTTCAGCCAGGGAGAATGTGGGAAAGGCTTTTGGATTTCACCGTGCGCTGGACACCGCCGGGGCTGCGATCGGTCCGTTGGCGGCAATCCTGCTGATGAATCGCTTCGGTGGGAATAACCTGCGGTCCATCTTCATTCTTGCCCTGATCCCAGGAATCATTGGGGTGATTCTGCTGGTGATATTTGTTCGAGAGAAGGCACCGGCCTCCTGTCAACATCCGCCTCAGTTCAGACTTTCGAATCTGACTTTTGAATATAAGGTGTTTCTGATTGTCAGCGCGGTGTTCGCCATCGGAAATAGCTCAGACGTTTTTTTAATCCTGCGGGCACAATCCTTGGGCATGTCCACCACTTCAACCATTCTGGCGTATGTCGTATTTAACCTGGTTTATTCGCTCCTGTCTTATTTCACCGGATCATTAAGCGATGCGCTGGGGGCTGGGAAATTGCTGGCAGGAGGCTTCTTCCTGTTTGCGGTCACTTATTTCCTGTTGGGAATCAATCAGTCCACCACGATGATCTGGTTCCTCTTTGCATTGTATGGTGTCTATATGGCCCTGACCGAAGGGATCAGCAAGGCTTATATCACTCAGACAGCCAGTCAAGAGGTGATTGCCACATCCTTTGGGGCCTACCAGACAATCATGGGCATCTGCACATTCTTTTCCTCATTGCTTGCGGGACTTTTAAGGACCCATATAGATCCCAGTGCCCCGTTTCTCTTTGGGGCGATTCTGGCAGTCTGCGCCGGTTTCCTGTTTATCTTCTTTGGGAAGGTGAAGGGATCCGGGAACAGGGATCACCACAGCGGATCAGGCGCTGGGTTGTCTGCAAATGAAGCTGAGCACATTAAACGAAACAGAAAGGAATGA
- a CDS encoding DUF554 domain-containing protein has translation MRGLGTLFNVIGIMAGGIVGNLIGHRLKSKMQETLLTMTGIGVVILGIGGALSQMLSVVDGKLTSSGSMMMIISLAGGAVMGELLQIENKVFQFGDWLKRISHSGEDNRFMSGFVSASCTVCIGAMAVIGSIQDGVSGDYSVLVAKGVIDAIIIFVMTAAQGKGSIFSAVPVGLFQGSITLLAYFAGDFLPAQAISNLSFVGSILILCVGLNLVREKQIRVANTLPAVVIAVVFGYFQ, from the coding sequence GTGAGAGGGTTAGGAACACTGTTTAATGTCATAGGCATCATGGCAGGGGGAATTGTCGGAAATTTGATCGGACACCGCTTAAAGTCCAAAATGCAGGAAACATTACTGACGATGACCGGAATCGGAGTTGTCATCCTGGGGATCGGTGGCGCGTTGAGTCAGATGCTTTCAGTGGTTGACGGGAAGCTGACCTCCAGCGGTTCGATGATGATGATCATCAGCTTAGCCGGCGGAGCCGTCATGGGAGAGCTCCTGCAAATTGAGAATAAGGTATTCCAGTTCGGTGACTGGCTGAAGCGAATCAGTCACAGTGGTGAAGACAATCGATTTATGTCCGGCTTTGTTTCCGCCTCCTGTACCGTGTGTATCGGAGCCATGGCGGTGATAGGTTCGATCCAGGACGGGGTCAGCGGTGATTACTCGGTGCTTGTCGCCAAGGGAGTCATTGACGCGATCATAATTTTCGTCATGACAGCAGCTCAGGGGAAAGGGAGTATTTTCTCGGCGGTACCAGTCGGCCTGTTCCAGGGGAGCATCACGCTACTGGCATATTTTGCAGGTGATTTTCTGCCGGCTCAGGCCATCAGCAACCTGTCCTTCGTCGGTTCCATCCTGATCCTCTGCGTCGGTTTGAACCTGGTTCGCGAGAAGCAAATTCGCGTAGCCAATACATTGCCGGCTGTGGTCATTGCAGTGGTCTTTGGGTATTTCCAATAG
- a CDS encoding flavodoxin family protein — protein MKVVAFNGSPKREGNTYEALNLTLAELSSQGIETELIHVGAQQIAECTACGMCAKNRDERCVLTGDDVNLWIQKMKEADGILFGSPTHFSGISSKMKSFMDRAFYVSGNNGGLFRHKVGAPVIAVRRSGGVPAYDMINRYLLYSEMLVPGANYWNVIHGAVPGEAGQDAEGSQTLQILGRNMAWLLQVVEEGKKTIPAPEPVKKVRMNFIR, from the coding sequence ATGAAAGTTGTAGCGTTTAACGGAAGTCCAAAACGGGAAGGAAATACTTATGAAGCGTTGAACCTGACACTGGCCGAACTGTCCAGTCAGGGAATTGAAACAGAACTGATCCATGTGGGGGCTCAGCAAATCGCGGAATGCACCGCCTGCGGCATGTGCGCGAAAAACAGGGATGAACGCTGTGTTCTGACCGGAGATGATGTCAATCTCTGGATTCAGAAGATGAAAGAAGCCGATGGGATTTTGTTTGGATCACCGACGCATTTTTCGGGGATTTCCAGCAAGATGAAATCGTTCATGGATCGTGCGTTTTATGTTTCCGGGAATAACGGCGGCCTGTTCCGGCATAAAGTGGGAGCGCCGGTCATTGCGGTCCGCCGGTCCGGCGGAGTTCCCGCCTATGACATGATCAACCGCTACCTGCTCTACTCAGAGATGCTGGTTCCAGGAGCTAACTACTGGAACGTGATTCATGGAGCCGTTCCGGGCGAGGCCGGACAGGATGCGGAAGGAAGTCAGACTCTGCAGATCCTGGGCCGGAACATGGCCTGGCTGCTCCAGGTGGTTGAAGAAGGCAAGAAGACGATACCGGCTCCGGAGCCGGTCAAGAAAGTTCGCATGAACTTTATTCGCTGA
- a CDS encoding 4Fe-4S binding protein, which yields MKRKPKLRLYVQIFFFTLIGLIAVNHTLAEAGRGIPLLADASLHALCPFGGVVTLYNLGTLGTFVQKIHMSSVILMVLVFLLAILFGPVFCGWVCPLGSFQEWIGKLGKKLLGKHFSQVIPASVDKVLKYARYLVLIWVVYVTARSGYLMFAEIDPYNALFSFWSSEAAIPGLIILLITMAASLAVSRPWCRYACPYGALLGLSNKVRIFSIRRNDSTCISCHQCDKSCPMGIVVSNKGKVTDLHCISCLECTSEQACPVPDTVNLMNGIFMIQPDTKGEEKA from the coding sequence ATGAAACGAAAACCAAAACTCAGACTTTATGTCCAGATCTTCTTTTTCACGCTCATCGGCCTCATCGCCGTCAATCACACCCTGGCAGAAGCCGGCCGGGGAATTCCATTGTTAGCCGATGCTTCGCTGCATGCCCTTTGTCCCTTCGGCGGCGTGGTGACCCTGTATAATCTGGGTACCCTCGGAACCTTCGTCCAGAAAATCCATATGTCCTCCGTGATCCTGATGGTGCTAGTCTTTCTCCTGGCGATCCTGTTCGGGCCTGTCTTCTGTGGTTGGGTCTGCCCCCTGGGATCCTTTCAGGAGTGGATCGGCAAGCTTGGAAAAAAACTCCTTGGGAAACACTTCAGTCAGGTGATCCCGGCAAGCGTCGACAAGGTTTTAAAATATGCCCGCTACCTCGTGCTCATCTGGGTCGTTTATGTTACCGCCCGGTCGGGATACCTTATGTTTGCGGAGATTGATCCCTACAATGCGCTCTTCTCGTTCTGGTCCTCGGAAGCAGCGATCCCCGGACTTATCATTCTGCTCATTACCATGGCGGCTTCACTGGCCGTATCCAGGCCCTGGTGCCGGTATGCCTGCCCCTATGGGGCTTTGCTGGGGCTGTCCAATAAAGTCAGGATCTTCAGCATCCGGCGGAACGATTCGACCTGCATCAGCTGCCACCAGTGCGACAAAAGCTGCCCCATGGGAATCGTGGTATCGAACAAGGGAAAGGTCACAGATCTCCACTGCATCAGCTGTCTGGAGTGCACCTCGGAGCAGGCTTGTCCAGTCCCTGACACCGTAAATCTGATGAATGGCATCTTCATGATCCAGCCAGACACGAAGGGGGAGGAAAAAGCATGA
- a CDS encoding [FeFe] hydrogenase, group A, translated as MKSIVNRNRIKVNVNGREVEVYEDLTILQALTQEDIYVPHLCYDIRLERANGNCGLCVVELGEGEDKVEVKSCQTPVKEGMVIHTTSEKLTAYRKIRLEQLLSDHNADCVAPCVNTCPDNVDIQKYLRHAQTGNFADALRTIKTTNPFPVVCGRVCPHPCEAECRRNLVDTPVAINNVKRFVADLDLDGLSPYMPKVKPATGKRIAIIGAGPSGMTAAYYSAINGHDVTIFERQPHAGGMMRYGIPEYRLPKATLDKEINMIRNLGVKIITGKEVGTHITLTDLQKDFDAVYLAIGSWGATPIQYEGVWMGIQYLEKTTKGLDTKTGKNVVVIGGGNTAIDCSRTAIRSGAENVTVLYRRSREEMPAEPYEIEEALEEGVKMEFLISPEKIVAKDDKMLLHCIRMELGEPDRSGRRRPIRIEGSETIIEADTVIGAIGQTTDTRFLYNDLPVRLNNWGDVDVNGRTFETSERKIFAGGDCVTGPATVIQAIAAGRHAAESIDCFLEKGYVKPHDVDFSCSRGTLEDLPKWEFEEMPRLNRTQGATIDLERRKSSYTEVELGLTKEQAMEEAARCLQCGCKERYDCNLRNTATEHGIHYKKPAHVRPYFPIVEDHPFITRDHNKCISCGRCIAACAEVEGPDILTFYIRDGRQIVGTKSGLPLQETDCISCGHCVNACPCGALSYKTEKDQVFSALNDPTKTVVGFVAPAVRAIVAEHYGLTAEQATPFMAGMLKRMGFKKVFDNAFAADLTILEETNEFLTRVTSGGVMPQFTSCCPGWVNFVERRYPEIIPHLSTCKSPQMMMGATIKSHFAKVSGIDKKDLFVVSVVPCIAKKYEAKRPEFAPDGVPDVDAVINSLELLEMLEMKGIEKEDISAQDYDDPYKIGTGAGILFGNSGGVAEAALRLAVEKLSGVPLGDHVDFTEIRGFDGVKETTIEANGMKVRVAVISGLNNAEPILQKMADGEEIGYDLIEIMACPGGCISGAGHPVPKKVGTLEQRGQVIVDADKGSKFRKSQDNPDILKLYHDFFGDPNSHLAHELLHTHYTQVKGDTLGRNVVRKSNSAFITREFDICVCDKCAALGSRELYEHTAKKIKEENKEAFARVRTIRLKENHPGDGIYVTLDGKVIESGKLSNIYRTIKENL; from the coding sequence ATGAAATCAATTGTAAATAGAAATCGAATCAAAGTGAATGTCAACGGAAGAGAAGTAGAAGTCTATGAGGATCTGACCATCCTGCAGGCGCTGACCCAGGAGGATATCTATGTGCCGCACCTTTGTTACGACATCCGTCTGGAGCGTGCCAACGGCAACTGTGGGCTGTGTGTCGTGGAACTGGGGGAAGGGGAGGATAAAGTTGAAGTGAAATCCTGCCAGACGCCGGTGAAAGAAGGCATGGTGATTCATACAACCAGCGAGAAACTAACCGCATACCGGAAAATTCGTCTGGAACAGCTGCTGTCAGACCATAACGCGGACTGCGTTGCTCCCTGCGTCAATACGTGTCCGGACAACGTTGATATTCAGAAGTATCTGCGCCATGCTCAAACCGGCAACTTTGCGGATGCCCTGAGAACGATCAAGACCACGAATCCATTTCCGGTGGTCTGCGGCCGTGTCTGTCCTCACCCCTGCGAGGCAGAATGCCGGAGAAATCTGGTCGATACACCGGTAGCCATTAATAATGTCAAACGGTTTGTCGCAGATCTGGACCTGGATGGTTTAAGCCCTTATATGCCCAAAGTCAAACCCGCGACGGGCAAGCGAATCGCGATCATCGGCGCCGGTCCATCCGGAATGACGGCCGCTTATTACAGTGCGATCAACGGTCATGATGTCACGATCTTCGAGCGTCAGCCCCATGCCGGCGGCATGATGCGGTATGGCATCCCGGAATATCGGCTGCCCAAGGCAACCCTCGACAAGGAAATCAACATGATCCGGAACCTCGGGGTCAAAATCATTACGGGAAAGGAAGTCGGAACCCATATTACCCTGACGGATCTCCAGAAGGATTTTGACGCGGTGTATCTGGCGATCGGTTCCTGGGGTGCCACTCCGATTCAGTATGAAGGTGTCTGGATGGGCATCCAGTATCTGGAGAAAACCACCAAGGGTCTGGATACGAAAACCGGCAAGAACGTGGTGGTCATCGGCGGAGGTAATACAGCCATCGACTGTTCCAGAACCGCGATCCGAAGCGGAGCGGAAAATGTCACGGTTCTGTACCGCAGAAGCCGCGAAGAAATGCCGGCTGAGCCCTATGAGATTGAAGAAGCTCTCGAAGAGGGCGTCAAGATGGAATTCCTGATTTCCCCGGAGAAAATCGTTGCCAAAGACGATAAAATGCTGCTGCACTGTATCCGGATGGAGCTGGGTGAACCGGATCGTTCGGGAAGAAGGCGCCCCATCCGCATTGAAGGCAGTGAAACCATCATTGAAGCGGATACCGTCATCGGTGCCATCGGCCAGACCACGGATACCAGATTCCTGTACAATGACCTCCCGGTCCGGTTGAATAACTGGGGTGATGTGGATGTTAACGGCAGAACCTTTGAGACATCCGAGCGCAAGATCTTTGCCGGCGGTGACTGCGTTACCGGTCCGGCAACGGTGATTCAGGCCATTGCGGCCGGCCGTCACGCCGCGGAATCCATCGACTGCTTCCTGGAGAAAGGCTACGTGAAACCCCATGACGTGGATTTCAGCTGCAGCCGCGGAACCCTGGAAGACCTGCCCAAGTGGGAATTTGAGGAAATGCCCCGGCTGAACCGGACTCAGGGCGCGACCATCGATCTGGAACGGAGAAAGTCCAGCTACACCGAGGTTGAACTGGGACTGACAAAAGAACAGGCTATGGAAGAAGCTGCCCGCTGTCTGCAGTGCGGCTGCAAGGAGCGGTATGACTGCAACCTTCGGAATACCGCAACCGAGCATGGCATTCACTATAAGAAACCCGCACACGTACGGCCATACTTCCCGATTGTGGAGGATCATCCCTTCATCACCAGAGATCATAATAAATGCATATCCTGCGGGCGCTGCATTGCTGCCTGTGCAGAAGTTGAAGGTCCGGACATTCTGACCTTCTACATTCGGGACGGCCGTCAGATCGTTGGCACCAAGAGCGGCCTGCCGCTGCAGGAAACGGACTGCATCAGCTGCGGCCACTGCGTCAATGCCTGCCCCTGCGGCGCGCTGAGCTACAAGACGGAAAAAGACCAGGTATTCTCCGCGCTGAATGATCCCACCAAGACGGTGGTTGGCTTTGTCGCCCCGGCGGTTCGAGCCATTGTCGCCGAACACTACGGTTTAACGGCAGAGCAGGCAACCCCCTTTATGGCAGGCATGCTGAAACGGATGGGCTTCAAGAAAGTATTCGATAATGCCTTCGCCGCCGATCTGACCATTCTGGAAGAAACTAATGAGTTCCTGACTCGTGTAACCAGCGGCGGTGTCATGCCTCAGTTCACCTCCTGCTGTCCGGGCTGGGTAAACTTCGTGGAACGCCGCTATCCGGAAATCATCCCGCATCTGTCCACCTGCAAATCTCCTCAAATGATGATGGGAGCGACGATCAAGAGCCACTTTGCCAAAGTAAGCGGCATTGACAAAAAAGACTTGTTCGTTGTTTCCGTGGTCCCATGCATTGCCAAGAAGTATGAAGCCAAACGCCCCGAATTCGCCCCGGATGGCGTTCCGGATGTGGATGCGGTCATCAATTCCCTGGAACTGCTCGAAATGCTTGAAATGAAAGGCATTGAAAAAGAGGACATCTCCGCACAGGACTATGATGATCCGTATAAGATCGGAACAGGAGCCGGCATCCTCTTCGGAAATTCCGGCGGCGTTGCGGAAGCTGCCTTGAGACTGGCAGTGGAGAAACTGTCGGGGGTTCCCCTGGGGGATCATGTCGATTTTACGGAGATCAGAGGTTTTGACGGCGTCAAGGAAACGACCATCGAGGCCAACGGCATGAAGGTCCGGGTAGCCGTCATCAGCGGCTTGAACAATGCCGAACCGATCCTTCAGAAAATGGCTGACGGTGAAGAAATCGGCTATGATCTCATTGAAATCATGGCATGCCCCGGCGGCTGCATTTCCGGTGCCGGGCATCCGGTCCCGAAAAAAGTCGGAACTCTGGAACAGCGCGGTCAGGTGATTGTGGATGCGGATAAAGGTTCGAAATTCCGGAAGTCGCAGGACAACCCGGACATCCTGAAGCTGTATCATGATTTCTTTGGAGATCCCAATTCTCATCTGGCTCATGAGCTGCTGCACACTCATTACACTCAGGTCAAAGGGGATACGCTGGGACGCAATGTGGTTCGCAAGAGCAACTCCGCGTTCATCACCCGTGAGTTTGACATCTGTGTCTGCGACAAATGCGCTGCCTTAGGCTCCAGAGAACTGTATGAGCATACGGCAAAGAAAATAAAGGAAGAGAACAAGGAAGCCTTTGCCCGAGTCAGAACCATCCGACTGAAAGAGAATCATCCCGGTGATGGGATTTATGTGACTTTGGACGGAAAGGTCATCGAGTCCGGAAAACTGAGCAATATCTATCGGACCATTAAAGAGAATCTTTAA
- a CDS encoding DEAD/DEAH box helicase, giving the protein MNFKELNVIGPILKALEKEKYESPTPIQEQAIPHILKQRDLLGCAQTGTGKTAAFAVPMLQLLSKKGGSGKGNRSIKALVLTPTRELAIQIYDSFRTYGQFTNLTYGVIFGGVSQVPQEQVLRTGIDILVATPGRLNDLIGQGLINLKALEIFVLDEADRMLDMGFLNDVKKVIRQLPAKKQTLLFSATMSPDIMEIANSILVKPEKVSVTPVSSAVDTVQQVLYHVDKGNKKELLKLLLQDPTIDSALVFSRTKHGADKIVKDLERANIKAAAIHGNKSQGNRQTALSNFKNRVTRVLVATDIAARGIDIDELSHVFNYDLPNVPETYIHRIGRTGRAGLEGTAISFCDFDEKPLLKDIEKLMGKKVPEVKNHPYPMVVLTPAVKAEPQRPANPRKNSKAPVQNQPRAAGTRKQQQKTHCQ; this is encoded by the coding sequence ATGAATTTTAAAGAGTTAAATGTAATAGGGCCGATTTTGAAAGCCCTGGAAAAAGAAAAGTACGAGTCGCCCACTCCGATTCAGGAACAGGCGATACCCCATATCTTAAAGCAGCGTGACCTTCTGGGCTGTGCTCAGACCGGTACCGGCAAAACAGCAGCATTCGCGGTACCCATGCTTCAGCTGCTGTCAAAGAAAGGCGGATCCGGCAAAGGAAACCGTTCGATCAAAGCCCTGGTGCTGACGCCTACCAGAGAACTGGCCATCCAGATCTATGACAGCTTCAGAACCTACGGCCAGTTTACGAACCTCACCTATGGCGTGATTTTTGGCGGTGTGTCTCAGGTTCCCCAGGAACAGGTGCTTCGAACAGGAATTGATATCCTGGTAGCGACCCCAGGGCGGCTCAACGACCTCATTGGTCAGGGGCTGATTAATCTGAAGGCGCTGGAGATCTTTGTATTGGATGAAGCTGACCGCATGCTGGACATGGGCTTTCTGAACGATGTGAAGAAAGTCATTCGACAGTTGCCGGCAAAAAAGCAAACCCTTCTGTTTTCGGCAACGATGTCTCCGGATATCATGGAAATTGCCAACTCCATCCTGGTCAAGCCAGAAAAGGTGTCTGTCACCCCGGTATCATCCGCCGTTGATACGGTCCAGCAGGTTTTATACCATGTTGACAAGGGAAATAAGAAAGAACTTCTGAAACTCCTGCTGCAGGATCCAACCATTGATTCTGCGCTGGTATTCAGCCGGACCAAGCATGGTGCGGATAAAATCGTGAAAGATCTGGAGCGGGCTAATATCAAAGCCGCTGCGATTCATGGCAATAAATCCCAGGGGAACCGCCAGACGGCGTTAAGCAATTTCAAGAACCGGGTCACCCGGGTCCTGGTAGCCACTGACATTGCGGCTCGCGGAATTGATATCGATGAGCTGTCCCATGTCTTCAATTATGATTTGCCCAATGTTCCGGAGACCTATATCCATCGCATCGGCCGAACCGGAAGAGCAGGTCTGGAAGGCACAGCCATTTCTTTCTGTGATTTCGACGAAAAGCCGCTTTTGAAAGATATTGAAAAGTTGATGGGCAAAAAGGTTCCTGAAGTGAAGAACCACCCCTATCCGATGGTTGTTCTGACCCCTGCGGTCAAAGCAGAGCCCCAGAGGCCGGCTAACCCAAGAAAGAACTCGAAAGCACCGGTTCAGAATCAGCCCAGAGCTGCAGGAACTCGGAAACAACAGCAGAAAACGCACTGCCAATAG
- a CDS encoding HAMP domain-containing histidine kinase codes for MKGISLKLFQGMMILVTIMLACLWLFQIVFLEDFYSTRQIRLMQDKVSAVAARINTVGWEEPGLTIEIQEIAEVYHSVLGLYDSQGTVILEAGRESGEGTGKFYDKHMRELAEQTIQTKTVTVKEERTRTGAHFLVVACPSGDGVLAAAVPLAPVADTVSILKSQLAYVTGILLVIAFLLSLVLSRRFVRPIQNLSTYTRAIAQGGFAQDFAVTGNDEIAALSRDIREMGHELGRTEQLRKELIGNISHELRTPLSLIKGYAETLRDVTGHDSDKRTRQLGIIIQETDRLSRLVDDILSMSRLDSGVVTLSLDRVDLSELARQISERFMDLSDRSGIRLTLELETGCTIRADRRYMEQVLVNLLSNAIRYARETVTISVSKKEDQVELRVADDGPGIPPEELARIWERYYKGAKSTNIGTGLGLAIVKSILESHGFSYGAQNLDTGGASLFFAARIAR; via the coding sequence ATGAAGGGCATCTCGCTGAAGCTTTTTCAGGGCATGATGATTCTGGTCACGATCATGCTGGCCTGCCTGTGGCTCTTCCAGATCGTATTTCTGGAGGACTTTTACAGCACCCGACAGATCCGGCTGATGCAGGATAAGGTATCCGCCGTCGCGGCTCGAATCAATACCGTGGGGTGGGAGGAACCGGGACTGACCATAGAAATTCAGGAGATAGCCGAGGTCTACCATTCAGTGCTCGGTCTCTATGACAGCCAGGGAACGGTAATCTTGGAGGCTGGCCGCGAGTCAGGCGAAGGAACCGGTAAGTTTTACGATAAACACATGAGAGAACTGGCCGAGCAAACCATCCAGACCAAAACCGTGACGGTAAAGGAAGAGCGGACGCGGACCGGGGCTCACTTTCTGGTAGTGGCCTGTCCCTCTGGCGACGGGGTCCTGGCCGCCGCTGTTCCTCTGGCTCCGGTGGCAGACACCGTATCCATCCTGAAAAGTCAGCTCGCCTATGTCACCGGTATTTTGCTGGTCATAGCTTTTCTCCTGTCACTGGTTCTTTCCAGACGTTTTGTCAGGCCGATTCAGAACCTGTCAACCTATACCCGGGCCATTGCTCAGGGGGGCTTCGCTCAGGATTTCGCAGTGACAGGAAACGACGAGATCGCTGCTCTGTCCCGCGATATCAGGGAGATGGGGCATGAGCTGGGACGAACTGAGCAGCTCCGGAAGGAGCTGATCGGCAACATCTCGCATGAACTTCGCACACCGCTGAGCCTGATTAAAGGGTATGCCGAAACCTTGCGGGACGTCACCGGTCATGATTCAGACAAGCGAACCAGGCAGCTGGGGATCATCATCCAGGAGACTGACCGGCTGTCCCGGCTGGTGGATGACATTCTCAGCATGTCACGTCTGGATTCCGGTGTTGTGACGCTCTCGCTTGACCGGGTGGATCTGTCGGAACTGGCCCGTCAGATATCAGAGCGCTTCATGGATCTCTCGGACCGTTCCGGAATCCGTCTGACGCTCGAACTGGAGACTGGCTGCACCATTCGAGCTGACCGGCGGTATATGGAACAGGTTTTAGTCAACTTGCTGAGCAATGCCATTCGCTATGCCCGCGAGACGGTCACAATTTCGGTTTCTAAGAAGGAGGATCAGGTCGAACTGCGGGTAGCAGATGACGGTCCGGGGATCCCGCCGGAAGAACTTGCCCGGATCTGGGAAAGATATTACAAAGGTGCCAAATCCACGAACATCGGAACCGGCCTTGGCCTGGCCATCGTGAAAAGCATCCTGGAGTCCCATGGATTCTCCTATGGTGCACAGAATCTGGATACCGGCGGAGCCAGCCTGTTCTTTGCTGCCCGCATAGCCCGCTGA